The Falco rusticolus isolate bFalRus1 chromosome 15, bFalRus1.pri, whole genome shotgun sequence genome has a segment encoding these proteins:
- the LOC119158056 gene encoding hypoxanthine-guanine phosphoribosyltransferase-like has protein sequence MARGLQIRDEESGYNKNLFCIPKHYEEDLERVFIPHGLILDRTERLARDIMQDMGSHHIVALCVLKGGYKFFADLLDHIKALNQNGDKSVPITVDFVRIKSYCNDSPTEKISIVGEELSTLNGKNILVVEDIIETGRTMKALLSKLKENKPNTVKVVSLLVKRTNQNPGYRPDYIGFEIPDKFVVGYALDYNEYFRDLNHICILKEKAKEKYRI, from the exons ATGGCTCGTGGACTGCAG ATAAGAGATGAAGAAAGTGGctataataaaaatctattttgcaTTCCCAAGCATTATGAAGAAGACTTAGAAAGAGTCTTCATTCCTCATGGACTCATCCTCGACAG gacGGAACGTTTGGCTAGAGATATCATGCAAGATATgggaagccatcacattgtTGCACTCTGTGTCCTTAAAGGAGGCTATAAATTCTTTGCTGATTTGCTGGACCACATAAAAGCACTAAATCAAAATGGTGATAAATCTGTGCCTATTACTGTGGATTTTGTTAGAATAAAAAGCTACTGC AATGATTCACCTACAGAAAAAATCAGTATTGTTGGCGAGGAACTGTCTACACTAAATGGGAAG AACATCTTAGTAGTAGAG gACATTATCGAGACTGGTAGAACAATGAAAGCACTACTTTCAAaactcaaagaaaacaaaccaaatacaGTAAAAGTTGTAAG CCTGCTTGTTAAAAGGACAAATCAAAATCCAGGTTACAGACCAGACT ATATAGGCTTTGAAATTCCAGATAAATTTGTGGTTGGATATGCTCTTGATTACAATGAATACTTCAGAGATCTAAAT CACATCTGCATTCTGAAAGAGAAAGCCAAAGAGAAATATAGAATCTGA